In Monodelphis domestica isolate mMonDom1 chromosome 4, mMonDom1.pri, whole genome shotgun sequence, one DNA window encodes the following:
- the AGMAT gene encoding agmatinase, mitochondrial gives MERLFSCQGSKLLQTSLWKDGLHVGTSSGLRMLRWSRAGQRPLTRISPALPWAHAGCSAGSATWLSKGHLRWADIPRRWASGATFNVPPSSEFVARSVGVCTMMRLPLQSSPEGLDAAFVGVPLDIGTSNRPGTRFGPRRIREESVLLRTVNPSTGALPFQSLLVADIGDVDVNLYNLQDSCQLIREAYQKIVAANCIPLTLGGDHTITYPILQALAEKHGPVGLLHVDAHTDTADKALGEKLYHGTPFRRCVEEGLLDCKRVVQIGIRGPSMTLNPYKYSRDQGFRVVLAEDCWLKSLVPLMGEVRQQMGDKPIYISFDIDALDPAYAPGTGTPEIAGLTPSQALEIVRGCQGLNVVGCDLVEVAPAYDPSGNTALLAANLLFEMLCVLPKVKTA, from the exons ATGGAGCGGCTATTTTCCTGCCAGGGCAGCAAACTGCTCCAAACCAGTTTGTGGAAGGATGGACTCCATGTGGGGACTTCTTCAGGACTCAGGATGCTACGCTGGTCAAGAGCTGGCCAAAGGCCTTTGACCAGGATCTCTCCAGCGCTCCCTTGGGCCCATGCTGGTTGCTCGGCTGGCTCTGCCACCTGGCTTTCCAAGGGGCATCTCCGATGGGCAGACATCCCACGCCGCTGGGCCTCAGGTGCCACATTCAACGTGCCTCCTAGCTCTGAGTTTGTAGCCCGGTCAGTGGGGGTCTGCACCATGATGAGACTGCCCTTACAGAGCTCCCCTGAAGGGCTCGATGCAGCATTTGTGGGAGTTCCTCTAGATATTGGCACCTCCAACCGACCGGGGACAAG GTTTGGACCTCGCCGCATCCGGGAGGAATCTGTGTTGCTGAGGACAGTGAACCCAAGCACAGGCGCTCTCCCTTTCCAGTCCCTCTTGGTGGCTGACATTGGCGATGTGGATGTCAACCTCTACAACCTTCAGGACAGCTGCCAGTTAATTCGAGAAGCCTATCAGAAAATTGTGGCAGCAAACTGTATTCCTCTTACCTTGG GAGGAGACCACACCATCACATACCCTATACTGCAGGCGTTGGCAGAAAA GCACGGTCCTGTTGGGCTGCTACACGTCGATGCCCACACGGATACCGCTGACAAAGCCCTGGGGGAGAAGCTCTACCACGGGACCCCCTTCCGCCGCTGTGTAGAAGAAGGCCTCCTGGACTGTAAGCGGGTGGTGCAGATCGGCATCCGGGGCCCGTCCATGACCCTGAACCCCTACAAATACAGCCGAGACCAG GGCTTCCGTGTCGTCCTTGCTGAAGACTGCTGGCTAAAGTCCCTGGTTCCACTGATGGGGGAAGTGAGGCAGCAGATGGGAGACAAACCCATTTACATCAGCTTTGATATTGATGCCTTGGATCCAGCCTATGCCCCAGGGACAGGAACTCCTGAAATTGCGGGACTCACACCAAGTCAA GCCTTAGAGATCGTCCGGGGATGTCAAGGCCTGAACGTGGTGGGCTGCGACCTCGTGGAAGTCGCCCCAGCGTATGACCCTTCCG GAAACACAGCTCTCCTGGCAGCCAACCTGCTCTTTGAGATGCTCTGCGTTCTCCCCAAAGTGAAGACTGCCTGA